In a genomic window of Agrobacterium tumefaciens:
- a CDS encoding MarC family protein: MDFNTIDATLVGKLLLLLLIGMGPKIALVPFLEKTHSFDTATKVRIGRQMVLTALVTALILFATGALLMRLLHITGGAVAVAGGIILALIAIKMASGPTEKPHDELADPIDPDKLAVFPLAVPYLLNPVGITVIILASGEVVSVASAVVVAVLILIVAAFDYVVFTNTDKLSKHMKPASMVVSEVVFGILLTAVAVQLIVSGLGRLGIIAPAVGH, from the coding sequence ATGGACTTCAACACCATCGACGCCACGCTTGTCGGAAAGCTTCTTCTTTTGCTTTTGATCGGCATGGGTCCAAAAATTGCCCTCGTGCCGTTTCTTGAGAAAACCCATAGTTTCGACACCGCGACCAAAGTGCGCATCGGCCGCCAGATGGTACTGACAGCACTCGTCACAGCACTGATCCTCTTTGCGACCGGCGCGCTTCTGATGCGACTTCTCCACATAACCGGCGGCGCCGTCGCTGTGGCAGGTGGCATCATCCTTGCGCTCATAGCGATCAAGATGGCATCCGGACCGACGGAAAAGCCGCATGACGAGCTTGCCGATCCGATCGATCCGGACAAACTCGCAGTGTTCCCGCTTGCGGTTCCCTATTTGCTCAACCCCGTCGGCATAACCGTCATAATCCTGGCGTCTGGCGAAGTTGTCTCAGTCGCCAGCGCGGTAGTTGTCGCTGTTCTGATCCTGATTGTCGCTGCTTTCGACTATGTCGTTTTTACCAATACCGACAAGCTGTCCAAACACATGAAGCCAGCGAGCATGGTCGTCTCAGAGGTCGTGTTCGGGATTTTGCTGACCGCTGTCGCAGTCCAGCTGATTGTCAGTGGGCTAGGGCGTCTAGGGATCATTGCGCCGGCGGTGGGCCATTGA
- a CDS encoding ANTAR domain-containing response regulator, with amino-acid sequence MSFALLRDLRDLKVLVIHPRTSEGEFLVDHLRRIGCTVSCLWPVPAELPHGTDVVFLAMEDEARPEIERLLKCLPNPAPTMLAIVGYENPSTLQIVLESGALAIVERPIKPFGLLTNLAIARSLWLERQRLVKEARKYKRKVLGDQKLARAKAILMANRGTSENEAYREMREQAMARRVPIDEIANSIINAEQLLRPSQKHD; translated from the coding sequence ATGTCTTTCGCCCTTCTCAGAGATTTGCGGGACCTCAAGGTTCTGGTGATTCATCCCCGGACATCCGAAGGAGAGTTTCTCGTTGATCACCTGCGCCGTATCGGTTGTACGGTCAGTTGCCTCTGGCCGGTCCCTGCCGAGTTGCCACACGGCACGGATGTCGTCTTTCTTGCCATGGAAGACGAGGCGCGACCGGAAATCGAACGCCTGCTGAAGTGCCTCCCCAATCCCGCTCCGACCATGCTCGCCATCGTCGGTTACGAAAATCCCTCCACATTGCAGATCGTTCTGGAAAGCGGCGCGCTTGCCATTGTCGAGAGACCGATCAAACCGTTCGGCCTGCTGACAAATCTCGCCATAGCGCGCAGTCTCTGGCTTGAGCGCCAAAGGCTCGTCAAGGAAGCCCGTAAATATAAGCGCAAGGTCTTGGGAGACCAGAAGCTTGCCCGGGCAAAGGCCATTCTCATGGCCAATCGCGGCACGAGCGAGAATGAGGCGTATCGTGAAATGCGCGAGCAAGCGATGGCTCGGCGGGTCCCAATCGATGAAATCGCCAATTCGATT
- a CDS encoding mechanosensitive ion channel family protein, translating into MVMRLKFLLMKISRTSIAAMLILFVGISAVAAQMPDAPAPAEQPPNVQHFITLMSDPDVQKWLQHVARGANPEAPPSTSAEAGPSFAASTMRFRAHAAAMVDAAHSFPSEAMRGAALLEQDIKTIGGTRPIVLVVAFVVAGLAAQWAFWWISAGWRSWMAEASFTTVWHRIIAITARLLWAAFYVLSFGLGSIGFFLLFEWPPIVREIVVGFLFAVVIYRLASAVLDVFLAPRSNEKGRFRVVPISDETAGHWAKRLSYLVGWYAFGWVTIRLLGTLGLSIPARQLAAYFLGFILLGIAIEAIWRRPPHSSTLQGSRIGLNGRNWLWTAYLTGIWLLWVAGATTLFWIMVVCAALPGAIVLTKASINNILRRSGAEEDGHKRVTVVSVVVERGIRAALIVAAILFLADVMDVRLTEMTMQDSPALRLLRGVLSAGIILLVVDLAWNVVKVLIDRKMGDTEAALEIGSERERRRTRLRTLLPILRNFVMILFAAIAIMMALSSLGIEIGPLIAGAGVVGVAIGFGAQTVVKDIISGMFYLLDDAFRIGEYIQSGSYKGTVEAFSLRSVKLRHHRGPIFIVPFSELGAVQNMSRDWSVVKFLLSVSYESDVAQVKAITKAVGKALYDDPEFQPFIIENLKMKGVEEITDIGIKLSFGMTLKPTQLQSAIRRRAYAMLREAFNAQGIKIAVPTVQVAGGKEEGLAAAAQQALAKHNAVTVPGPA; encoded by the coding sequence ATGGTAATGCGCCTGAAATTTTTGCTGATGAAAATATCTCGCACGTCTATTGCGGCGATGCTCATCCTTTTCGTTGGCATCTCAGCCGTAGCAGCGCAAATGCCTGACGCGCCCGCTCCGGCGGAACAACCACCCAATGTCCAGCACTTCATCACCCTAATGTCGGATCCCGATGTTCAGAAATGGTTGCAGCACGTCGCTCGTGGAGCGAATCCTGAAGCGCCGCCTTCGACCAGCGCAGAGGCGGGTCCCTCGTTTGCCGCATCGACAATGCGTTTCCGCGCCCATGCCGCCGCAATGGTCGACGCTGCACATTCTTTTCCGTCCGAAGCAATGCGTGGCGCCGCTTTACTTGAGCAGGACATCAAGACGATTGGCGGGACCCGGCCCATCGTGCTGGTGGTCGCGTTTGTTGTCGCAGGACTTGCCGCTCAATGGGCATTTTGGTGGATCAGTGCTGGCTGGCGGTCATGGATGGCGGAAGCCTCGTTCACGACCGTTTGGCACAGGATTATTGCCATAACCGCCCGGCTGCTCTGGGCGGCTTTTTACGTGCTGTCGTTCGGGCTGGGCAGCATCGGTTTCTTCCTGCTTTTTGAGTGGCCACCGATCGTTAGGGAAATCGTCGTCGGCTTCCTGTTCGCTGTCGTCATTTACCGCCTCGCCAGCGCAGTACTGGATGTGTTTTTGGCGCCACGCTCGAACGAGAAAGGCCGTTTCCGCGTGGTTCCGATCTCTGACGAGACGGCAGGTCACTGGGCAAAACGACTGAGCTATCTCGTGGGTTGGTACGCCTTTGGCTGGGTGACCATTCGGCTTCTCGGTACGCTTGGCCTATCGATCCCGGCGCGGCAGCTCGCGGCCTACTTCCTGGGTTTCATTCTTCTCGGCATTGCTATCGAGGCCATATGGCGACGCCCGCCTCATTCCTCCACGTTACAGGGCAGCCGGATTGGATTGAATGGTCGCAACTGGCTTTGGACTGCCTATTTAACCGGTATCTGGTTGCTCTGGGTGGCGGGCGCGACGACGCTTTTCTGGATTATGGTCGTCTGCGCCGCATTGCCAGGCGCGATCGTTCTTACCAAAGCATCTATAAACAACATTCTGCGCCGCTCCGGCGCTGAAGAGGATGGTCATAAACGTGTCACAGTGGTTTCGGTTGTCGTCGAGCGTGGGATAAGGGCAGCCCTGATCGTTGCAGCCATCCTCTTCCTCGCCGATGTCATGGACGTTCGACTGACCGAGATGACGATGCAGGATTCACCCGCGCTACGGCTCTTACGTGGAGTGCTAAGCGCCGGCATCATTCTCCTCGTCGTCGATCTGGCATGGAATGTCGTTAAAGTGCTGATCGATCGGAAAATGGGAGACACGGAAGCCGCGCTTGAGATTGGAAGCGAGCGGGAGCGGCGGCGTACCCGTTTGAGAACTCTTCTACCGATCCTGCGCAACTTCGTCATGATCCTTTTTGCAGCGATTGCGATCATGATGGCCCTGTCTTCACTCGGAATCGAGATCGGACCATTGATCGCCGGTGCTGGCGTCGTAGGCGTCGCCATTGGCTTTGGTGCGCAGACCGTCGTCAAGGACATCATCAGCGGCATGTTCTATCTACTCGACGATGCATTCCGGATTGGTGAATACATTCAGAGCGGCAGTTACAAAGGAACCGTCGAGGCGTTCAGTCTCCGCTCGGTCAAGCTTAGGCACCACAGGGGCCCGATATTCATCGTCCCATTCAGTGAACTGGGTGCCGTCCAGAACATGAGCCGCGACTGGTCAGTGGTCAAATTCCTGCTGTCCGTGTCCTACGAATCCGACGTCGCCCAGGTCAAGGCAATCACCAAAGCCGTGGGCAAAGCCCTGTACGATGACCCCGAATTCCAGCCGTTCATTATTGAGAACCTCAAAATGAAAGGCGTCGAAGAGATCACAGACATTGGAATAAAATTGAGCTTTGGGATGACGTTGAAACCTACCCAACTGCAATCGGCCATCCGTCGCAGAGCTTATGCAATGCTGCGGGAAGCATTCAACGCCCAAGGCATCAAGATCGCCGTTCCGACCGTGCAAGTCGCAGGCGGAAAGGAAGAGGGTCTTGCTGCCGCTGCCCAACAGGCGCTGGCAAAACACAACGCCGTGACCGTGCCCGGGCCAGCTTGA
- a CDS encoding adenylate cyclase — MQTTVSTASTAARDPPGVEEIRSQLERIVASAEFPGLGRSAAFLRYVVEEAIAGRAARIKGYSIAIEVFGRNESFTQDDPVVRIEAARLRRSLERYYLVEGHKDPVRIDIPKGGYAPVFSLNTAVVSKKVDNGSVPASQLSPMVRWWSVRRLSLTCLALLTAASAYQFSSHSRLAPTEQLAESTAPDRPALIVAPFANLGDGPNAQLYSLGLTEELLTALPRFKEIKVFGRETSKALPSDVGVSKVREELGARYLLTGGVRTAGNSLRVTARLLDTDDGEIVWSRDYDNDLGSKDLFSIQADVARRVATAIAQPYGVMAQADTANPPPQDLGAYECSLRFYAYRSELSPEEHAHVRECLETSVARYPTFSTAWAMLSIIYLDEDRFKFNRGQGPETPLQRALRAARRSTQLDASNTRGLQALMMALFFNRELTEAMRVGEVALATNPNDTELMGEFGTRLALGGQWQRGANLLDQAIALNPGGSGYYNGTRALAAYMLHDNSTAVREITKADMQKFPLFHAVAAVIYADAGMMDQARHEAEIFVRMRPDFLPNVVEELAMRNVQPGDRDRLVEGLRKAGMLPPKVKEPAAITISASDLQPR, encoded by the coding sequence ATGCAGACGACGGTGTCCACGGCTTCAACTGCAGCACGAGACCCTCCGGGAGTAGAGGAAATCCGGTCGCAACTCGAACGCATCGTCGCGAGCGCGGAGTTTCCCGGCTTGGGGCGAAGTGCCGCATTTCTGCGATATGTTGTCGAGGAAGCCATCGCCGGGCGGGCCGCCCGCATCAAGGGTTACTCCATCGCAATTGAGGTATTCGGCCGCAATGAAAGCTTCACGCAGGACGATCCGGTCGTGCGGATCGAGGCCGCGCGTCTAAGGCGTTCGCTAGAACGTTATTATCTGGTGGAAGGTCACAAGGACCCGGTCAGGATCGACATACCGAAGGGCGGATATGCCCCGGTGTTCTCATTGAATACTGCGGTCGTTTCCAAGAAGGTCGATAATGGGTCCGTTCCGGCATCACAGCTATCGCCGATGGTCCGATGGTGGAGCGTGAGGCGGCTTTCACTTACTTGCCTTGCCCTGCTTACGGCTGCGTCTGCCTATCAATTCTCAAGTCACTCAAGATTGGCGCCAACAGAACAGTTAGCCGAAAGCACGGCTCCCGACAGACCCGCCCTAATTGTGGCTCCTTTCGCCAATTTGGGCGATGGACCAAACGCCCAGTTATACAGCCTCGGGCTTACGGAGGAGCTTCTGACTGCCCTGCCCCGCTTCAAGGAGATCAAGGTCTTTGGTCGCGAGACGTCCAAAGCGCTGCCGTCGGACGTCGGTGTATCCAAAGTTAGGGAAGAGCTTGGGGCCCGTTATCTTCTGACCGGGGGTGTGCGAACTGCTGGAAACAGCCTGCGCGTGACAGCCCGTCTTCTGGACACCGACGATGGCGAAATAGTCTGGTCCCGGGATTATGACAACGATCTCGGATCGAAAGACCTGTTTTCCATACAGGCGGACGTGGCCAGAAGAGTCGCCACCGCCATTGCGCAACCATATGGTGTGATGGCACAGGCCGACACCGCAAATCCTCCACCGCAGGATCTTGGTGCATACGAATGCAGCCTGCGCTTTTACGCATATCGTAGCGAGCTCAGCCCCGAAGAGCATGCACACGTTCGCGAATGCCTGGAAACATCCGTTGCGCGGTATCCGACCTTTTCCACTGCCTGGGCGATGCTATCAATCATCTATCTCGATGAAGACCGCTTCAAATTCAATAGGGGCCAAGGTCCGGAAACACCATTACAGCGGGCGCTTCGCGCGGCGCGGCGGTCGACCCAGCTTGATGCGAGCAACACGCGAGGGCTTCAGGCGTTGATGATGGCCCTGTTTTTCAACCGGGAGCTTACCGAGGCGATGCGAGTAGGCGAAGTGGCCCTCGCTACCAACCCCAACGACACCGAGTTGATGGGCGAGTTCGGCACCAGACTAGCCCTTGGCGGCCAGTGGCAACGGGGAGCCAACCTGCTTGATCAGGCTATCGCACTCAATCCAGGCGGCAGCGGCTATTATAACGGCACACGCGCTCTTGCAGCCTACATGCTCCACGACAATTCAACCGCCGTCCGCGAGATCACCAAGGCTGATATGCAAAAATTTCCGCTGTTTCATGCGGTTGCGGCGGTCATATACGCAGATGCCGGAATGATGGATCAAGCCCGGCACGAGGCAGAGATTTTCGTTCGAATGCGCCCGGACTTCCTGCCAAACGTCGTTGAAGAACTGGCGATGCGGAACGTACAGCCAGGTGATCGTGACCGACTGGTAGAGGGACTTCGCAAAGCCGGAATGCTGCCTCCCAAGGTTAAAGAACCCGCTGCGATAACCATCAGTGCTTCGGATTTGCAGCCGCGCTAG
- a CDS encoding AraC family transcriptional regulator — MSELDKIRAIAMRHAGRPSLKLPRLFAYTLDHTTEVDPLIYDPAASLVIQGTQRMFIGDKMFEYGPGQSMIVAAEIAALGQVCEASPDRPFVAIGLYLDPPMLSDLVLEMAAMPELPMESGYGVSTASASLLGAWGRLVELLDRPSEIHVMAQSLEHELMFRLLMGPHGGLLRQIAGADSRLMHIRKAMAWIRDHYAERLDFKAVAALAGMSVSVFYDRFKAVAAVSPLQYQKYIRLHEARRRMIANQAGAAEVAFAVGYESASQFNREYRRLFGAPPGQDTKRAKAGLGGINPPKAPGARPEVA, encoded by the coding sequence ATGAGCGAACTCGACAAAATACGCGCCATCGCCATGCGTCATGCTGGCCGTCCCAGTCTTAAATTGCCGCGACTGTTCGCGTATACTCTCGACCATACGACCGAGGTCGATCCGCTGATCTACGATCCTGCGGCGTCCCTGGTGATCCAGGGTACGCAGCGCATGTTTATCGGCGACAAGATGTTTGAATACGGACCCGGCCAAAGCATGATCGTCGCAGCCGAGATTGCCGCCTTGGGCCAAGTTTGCGAAGCGTCGCCAGACAGACCGTTTGTCGCAATCGGTTTATATCTGGACCCGCCTATGCTGTCCGACCTCGTCCTTGAGATGGCGGCGATGCCGGAGTTACCGATGGAATCGGGATACGGCGTCAGCACCGCGAGCGCGTCGCTTCTCGGTGCTTGGGGGAGATTGGTAGAACTGCTCGATCGCCCATCCGAAATCCACGTTATGGCTCAGTCTCTGGAGCATGAGCTGATGTTTCGGCTACTGATGGGGCCGCATGGCGGCCTGCTGCGTCAGATTGCCGGGGCTGACTCGCGTCTGATGCACATCCGAAAGGCAATGGCCTGGATACGCGACCACTACGCCGAACGTCTCGATTTCAAGGCGGTCGCGGCACTTGCCGGCATGAGTGTATCCGTCTTTTACGATCGCTTCAAAGCCGTCGCCGCCGTCAGTCCGCTTCAGTATCAGAAATATATCCGGCTCCACGAGGCCCGCCGACGCATGATCGCGAACCAGGCAGGTGCAGCCGAAGTTGCGTTCGCCGTCGGCTATGAGAGCGCGTCGCAGTTCAACCGCGAATACAGGCGTCTCTTCGGAGCGCCCCCGGGTCAAGACACCAAGCGAGCAAAGGCTGGCCTGGGGGGCATCAATCCGCCAAAAGCACCCGGTGCGCGGCCAGAGGTTGCTTGA
- a CDS encoding DUF2955 domain-containing protein: MSTDSTAAQQKRKGLRVALAVSIGFVLAVYWGAFVPFLGPLFAAQFLLGSSRPMPLAKTLGAALVILVAGMAMMILTSSLGNRPVPFLLLLGLTYFLCFALQASGKGGPAVFLVLVVAIIVPLLGILNDELANSILSILVGGVLSGTLLMWLAHAIFPEPVFLDGSAAPSFDQPPALLRALANTLILLASVVICLTSDNLTAAAVIPITVASLLGQLDVAASTRAAVGLIMVNLFGGVLASLAYAILTLRPNLFSIFLIVLVVALFLGGRAAARTREAPMFAGALTIFLILFGLGVSPLPGSAAESFATRIVYIAFALTYTLLLATILWPRRPHLRRINP; the protein is encoded by the coding sequence ATGTCAACTGACAGCACCGCCGCCCAGCAGAAACGAAAAGGATTGCGGGTCGCTCTTGCGGTTTCGATCGGCTTTGTGCTGGCGGTGTATTGGGGGGCCTTTGTTCCGTTCCTCGGGCCGCTTTTCGCCGCGCAATTTCTGCTGGGAAGCTCTCGACCGATGCCGCTTGCCAAGACACTTGGCGCGGCGCTCGTCATTCTGGTCGCGGGAATGGCGATGATGATCTTGACCAGCAGCCTCGGCAATCGTCCTGTTCCCTTTCTCCTGCTTCTGGGGCTAACCTATTTCCTGTGTTTTGCCTTACAGGCGTCGGGAAAGGGCGGGCCTGCGGTCTTTCTGGTGTTGGTGGTCGCGATCATCGTTCCGCTGCTCGGTATTTTGAACGATGAGTTGGCCAATTCCATCCTCTCGATTCTTGTTGGTGGCGTGTTGTCGGGCACGCTTTTGATGTGGCTCGCCCATGCGATCTTTCCCGAACCGGTATTTCTGGACGGAAGTGCCGCGCCATCCTTCGACCAGCCGCCGGCTCTGCTGAGAGCATTGGCCAATACGCTGATCCTGCTGGCATCTGTCGTGATCTGCCTGACGAGCGACAATCTGACGGCCGCGGCGGTCATTCCGATCACCGTTGCATCCTTACTCGGCCAGCTCGACGTCGCCGCAAGCACGCGGGCAGCTGTTGGGCTTATAATGGTCAATCTATTCGGCGGCGTCCTCGCATCTTTAGCTTATGCGATCCTCACGCTTCGCCCCAACCTGTTCTCGATCTTTCTGATTGTCCTTGTCGTTGCCCTCTTTCTGGGAGGTCGGGCAGCAGCTCGTACCAGGGAGGCGCCGATGTTTGCCGGTGCACTGACGATTTTCCTTATCCTGTTCGGGCTCGGTGTGTCGCCCCTGCCTGGCAGTGCTGCGGAAAGCTTCGCCACCCGCATTGTCTATATCGCGTTTGCTTTGACCTACACTCTGTTGCTCGCCACCATTCTGTGGCCCAGAAGGCCGCACCTGAGAAGGATAAACCCATGA
- a CDS encoding transporter substrate-binding domain-containing protein: protein MMHSESWRVGVLFSETGVTGAVEKTQRFATLLAIDEINAAGGVLGRMIEPVAYDPKSTPNLYKELAVKLCDEDRVRVVFGCHMSSTRKAVLPVIEARDALLFYPTLYEGFEYSRHCIYTGAAPNQNSVQLVDFLTKHYGKRVFLVGSNYVYPYESNRTISDLFLQLGGQVLDEIYVPLNLKPEDVAKIIRHIRAARPDVIYSTIVGDGIIPFYTAFKEAGFDSATMPIASQSTSEADVIRMRPEVAEGHITAAPFFASLNTPRARAFVLAYQQRYGQQMLPTAPAEAAYFQVYLYAGALQRAGGDGLEQLLPALYEVEYDAPQGAVKIDRLTNHTHLWPRVAKVNAQGSYDIVHDPSLRVAPDPFMREYRPDLTQPFPHRVQV from the coding sequence ATGATGCATTCAGAAAGCTGGCGGGTCGGTGTGCTGTTCTCCGAGACGGGTGTGACCGGAGCCGTCGAAAAAACCCAGAGGTTCGCGACCTTGCTGGCGATTGACGAAATCAATGCGGCTGGCGGCGTCCTTGGCCGGATGATCGAGCCTGTCGCCTATGACCCTAAATCGACGCCCAATCTCTATAAGGAACTTGCGGTCAAGCTTTGCGACGAGGATCGGGTCCGGGTCGTTTTCGGTTGCCATATGTCTAGCACCCGCAAAGCCGTACTGCCCGTCATCGAAGCTCGAGATGCCCTGCTATTCTATCCGACACTGTATGAGGGGTTTGAATACTCTCGGCACTGCATCTACACCGGGGCCGCACCCAACCAAAACTCCGTGCAGCTGGTCGACTTCCTCACCAAGCATTATGGAAAGCGGGTTTTCCTTGTGGGTTCGAACTACGTCTACCCTTACGAATCCAACCGGACGATCAGCGATCTCTTTCTTCAGCTGGGCGGTCAGGTGCTGGACGAAATATATGTTCCTCTCAACCTAAAACCCGAAGATGTCGCCAAAATCATCCGGCATATTCGCGCGGCACGGCCGGATGTCATCTATTCGACAATCGTCGGCGACGGTATCATTCCCTTCTACACGGCGTTCAAAGAGGCGGGTTTTGATTCAGCGACGATGCCAATCGCCAGTCAGTCGACAAGCGAGGCCGACGTGATCCGGATGCGGCCGGAAGTGGCCGAGGGGCATATCACCGCGGCCCCGTTTTTCGCCTCCCTGAATACGCCTCGCGCGCGTGCCTTCGTCTTGGCTTACCAACAGCGATACGGCCAGCAGATGCTGCCGACCGCGCCGGCCGAAGCGGCCTATTTCCAGGTCTATCTCTATGCGGGAGCTTTGCAGCGGGCCGGTGGCGACGGGCTGGAGCAGCTTCTTCCAGCCCTTTACGAGGTCGAGTACGACGCTCCGCAGGGCGCTGTGAAGATAGACCGGCTGACGAACCACACCCATCTGTGGCCAAGGGTTGCAAAAGTAAATGCGCAAGGCAGCTATGACATCGTCCATGACCCGTCGCTGCGCGTGGCGCCAGATCCCTTCATGCGAGAATATCGCCCGGATCTGACGCAGCCGTTCCCACATCGTGTTCAGGTCTGA
- a CDS encoding alpha/beta hydrolase yields MGRLPFCVMFAALVGCGGHAKNVLVPVADSAPASTKVDMLITTTRSRSANKGEMFTGERARDAAFAEITVSIPPGNVRKIGNVAWPKRIPPNPATDFATLKAQEISRDDARKWLSASVRKSRDGSVLVFIHGFNNRFEDSVYRFAQIVQDSGVASAPVLVTWPSRGSLLAYGYDRESTNYTRNALELLFQYLARDKQVKEVSILAHSMGNWLALEALRQMAIRNGSLPAKFKNVMLASPDVDVDVFRQQIADMGKKHPKFTLFVSRDDRALAVSRRVWGNVARLGAIDPEQPPYKSELAESQISVIDLTMIKAGDSLNHGKFAESPEIVRLIGARISDGQTLTDSKIGLGDTILAATTGTAAAVGSTAGLILAAPVAVVDADTRDNYAGGVQSLLGSGGTTRKSSHCNTPNTSTEACHH; encoded by the coding sequence ATGGGAAGGCTCCCTTTTTGTGTGATGTTCGCAGCTCTCGTTGGTTGCGGCGGCCACGCGAAAAACGTTCTTGTCCCTGTTGCCGATAGCGCCCCCGCATCCACCAAGGTGGACATGCTGATCACAACAACGCGTAGTCGCTCCGCGAACAAAGGCGAGATGTTTACGGGTGAACGCGCAAGGGATGCGGCCTTCGCGGAGATCACCGTGTCCATCCCTCCGGGAAATGTCCGCAAGATTGGTAATGTTGCCTGGCCGAAAAGGATTCCTCCCAATCCAGCCACTGATTTTGCGACGTTAAAGGCACAGGAAATCAGCCGCGACGATGCCCGGAAATGGCTGAGCGCTTCCGTCAGAAAGAGCCGTGACGGCAGCGTGCTGGTCTTCATTCACGGCTTCAACAATCGATTTGAAGACTCGGTCTATCGCTTTGCCCAAATCGTCCAGGATTCCGGCGTAGCGAGCGCTCCCGTACTGGTCACCTGGCCGTCGCGCGGAAGCCTGCTTGCGTACGGCTACGACCGCGAGAGCACCAACTATACGCGCAATGCCCTGGAGTTGCTTTTTCAATATCTGGCCAGGGATAAGCAGGTGAAGGAAGTTTCGATCCTTGCTCATTCCATGGGTAACTGGCTCGCGCTCGAGGCGCTTCGTCAAATGGCCATTCGCAATGGAAGCCTTCCGGCCAAGTTCAAGAATGTGATGCTCGCATCTCCCGACGTCGACGTCGACGTCTTCCGGCAACAGATCGCCGACATGGGCAAAAAGCATCCGAAATTCACTTTATTTGTCTCCCGGGATGATCGGGCATTGGCCGTGTCCCGCCGAGTGTGGGGCAACGTCGCGAGGCTTGGCGCTATCGACCCTGAGCAGCCTCCCTACAAGAGTGAATTGGCCGAAAGCCAGATCTCGGTAATCGACCTCACCATGATCAAAGCCGGGGACAGCCTCAACCACGGGAAGTTCGCGGAGTCGCCAGAGATCGTCCGGCTGATTGGAGCCCGGATTTCTGATGGACAGACTTTGACGGACAGCAAGATTGGCCTTGGAGATACGATCCTTGCAGCAACAACCGGCACGGCAGCGGCAGTGGGCAGTACCGCAGGGCTGATCCTTGCCGCTCCGGTTGCCGTCGTCGATGCCGACACCAGAGACAATTATGCCGGGGGCGTTCAGTCCCTTCTTGGTTCAGGTGGCACGACACGCAAATCATCGCACTGCAACACACCGAACACTTCGACTGAAGCATGTCATCACTAG
- a CDS encoding HlyD family secretion protein, giving the protein MASEISHEPVTTPPPRNPLRRIAFAVVCLALVLFVLSIFMERRTPSTSQAQVQAYVVGIAPEVTGRVVEVGVNDNTRVEADQILFRIDPQRYQLAVNEAEAGLASVGQSIGASTAAVDAAQAKLVQIRADRDNLRDQYARASELLKNGVFSKARFDAAKSAFDQAEASVSGAQADLTKAREQLGPSGNDNPQLRAALAGLEKARLDLMHTTVRAPSSGVVTNLQLTSGKVLPAGQPAMTFIDVGTIWINAAFKENSLENVVVGNRAEILFDALPGRLFPATVESVGFGVSQGSTDPSTGLPTMRSDSGWVKEAQRFPVRLNIDEAQRPKGGVRYGSQATVIIYTGNNPVTNAWGSFWIRIMSVLTYVN; this is encoded by the coding sequence GTGGCTTCCGAGATATCACACGAGCCTGTAACTACCCCGCCACCCCGCAATCCCCTGCGGAGGATCGCTTTCGCTGTCGTTTGTCTGGCGCTGGTCCTGTTCGTGCTGTCAATCTTCATGGAGCGGCGGACACCATCAACATCTCAAGCGCAGGTCCAGGCGTATGTCGTTGGTATAGCGCCTGAAGTCACAGGTCGCGTCGTGGAAGTGGGCGTTAACGACAATACGCGGGTGGAGGCCGACCAGATCCTGTTCCGAATTGATCCCCAGCGCTACCAACTCGCCGTGAACGAGGCGGAGGCCGGTCTGGCCAGTGTCGGCCAGTCAATCGGCGCATCGACCGCTGCGGTGGATGCCGCCCAAGCAAAGCTTGTCCAGATCCGTGCCGACAGGGACAACCTTCGCGACCAATATGCCAGGGCCTCCGAACTCCTCAAAAACGGCGTGTTTTCAAAAGCCCGTTTCGACGCCGCCAAATCTGCCTTCGATCAGGCAGAGGCCTCGGTTTCCGGTGCGCAGGCTGATCTCACCAAGGCCCGCGAGCAGCTCGGCCCTTCCGGAAACGACAATCCGCAACTGCGCGCAGCTCTTGCGGGATTGGAGAAGGCCAGGCTGGACCTGATGCATACCACAGTGCGGGCGCCTTCGTCCGGGGTCGTGACAAACCTTCAGCTCACCAGTGGCAAGGTCTTGCCAGCCGGCCAACCGGCCATGACCTTTATCGATGTGGGCACCATCTGGATCAATGCCGCGTTCAAGGAGAACAGCCTCGAAAATGTCGTCGTCGGCAACAGGGCGGAAATCCTTTTTGATGCCCTTCCAGGCCGACTGTTCCCTGCCACGGTAGAAAGCGTCGGCTTCGGTGTCTCGCAAGGGAGCACGGATCCGAGCACCGGGTTGCCAACCATGCGCAGTGACAGCGGCTGGGTCAAGGAAGCGCAGCGGTTTCCGGTCCGTCTCAATATCGATGAAGCTCAAAGACCCAAGGGCGGCGTGCGCTACGGTTCGCAGGCGACCGTCATCATCTATACCGGTAACAATCCGGTCACCAATGCTTGGGGATCATTCTGGATCCGTATCATGTCGGTGCTCACCTATGTCAACTGA